Proteins found in one Deinococcus sp. YIM 134068 genomic segment:
- a CDS encoding 2-hydroxy-3-oxopropionate reductase — protein MTTDTSKERIGFIGLGIMGLPMARHLLRAGYPLTVNNRSPEPEQALAAEGATVARTAREVAEASDIVITMLPDSPQVEEVVLGENGVAEGLRAGGLYIDMSSVAPSTARKVAEALQAKGVDALDAPVSGGQVGAEQASLSIMVGGSEQGFARARPVFETVGKTLVHIGGPGAGQVTKICNQIVVALTIQAVAEAMTLARKSGVDASRVRQALLGGLAQSRILDLHGQRILDGNFQPGFRIHLHRKDLRLALEAGREQAVPLPATANVAELMNSMIAQGMGDLDHSGLAKLYARLSGLD, from the coding sequence GTGACGACGGACACGAGCAAGGAACGCATCGGCTTCATCGGCCTCGGCATCATGGGCTTGCCGATGGCCCGGCACCTGCTGAGGGCGGGCTATCCCCTCACGGTCAACAACCGCAGCCCCGAGCCGGAACAGGCTCTCGCCGCCGAGGGCGCGACCGTGGCCCGCACCGCCCGCGAGGTCGCGGAGGCAAGTGACATCGTGATCACCATGCTCCCCGACAGCCCGCAGGTCGAGGAGGTCGTGCTGGGCGAGAACGGCGTGGCCGAGGGCCTGCGTGCGGGCGGTCTCTACATCGACATGAGTAGCGTCGCGCCGAGCACGGCCCGCAAGGTAGCGGAGGCGTTGCAGGCGAAGGGAGTCGACGCCCTCGACGCCCCCGTTTCTGGCGGGCAGGTAGGCGCGGAACAGGCAAGCCTCAGCATCATGGTGGGCGGCAGCGAGCAGGGCTTCGCGCGGGCGCGTCCGGTGTTCGAGACGGTGGGGAAGACGCTCGTGCATATCGGCGGCCCCGGCGCGGGGCAAGTGACCAAAATCTGTAACCAGATCGTCGTCGCGCTGACCATTCAGGCGGTCGCGGAGGCGATGACCCTCGCCCGCAAGAGTGGAGTGGACGCCTCAAGGGTGCGTCAGGCTTTGCTTGGCGGCCTCGCGCAGAGCCGGATTCTGGACCTGCACGGCCAGCGTATCCTCGACGGCAACTTCCAGCCCGGCTTCCGCATCCACCTGCACCGCAAGGACCTGCGCCTCGCGCTGGAGGCGGGCCGGGAACAGGCCGTGCCCCTGCCCGCCACCGCGAACGTCGCCGAATTGATGAATTCCATGATCGCGCAGGGCATGGGCGACCTCGACCACTCGGGCTTAGCCAAGCTGTACGCGCGGCTGTCCGGGTTGGACTGA
- a CDS encoding IclR family transcriptional regulator translates to MTTTRQKPGRARSGEAGSVRTLERGLTVLRALSDLRRASLSALARHVNLSASTTYRLLETLRQQGFVEWEAGSGMYSVGLRAYQVGLAFTERDNLIGAAHPEMEALVADFNETVNLAVLYDAEAVYVHQVEGRQLVRMFTHLGASAPLHCSGVGKVLLAWRPEGDVRQKLGDGPYPAYTPRSITTLARLQQELGRIREQGYGVDDEERELGVRCVAVPVQGEAGAVVASLSVSAPTSRFTPDQIAPFAERMERAARQVSARLGWG, encoded by the coding sequence ATGACCACGACCAGACAGAAACCGGGACGTGCCCGCAGCGGCGAGGCGGGAAGCGTCCGTACGCTGGAACGCGGCCTGACCGTGCTTCGCGCCCTGAGTGACCTGCGCCGCGCCTCCCTGAGCGCCCTCGCCCGCCACGTGAACCTCTCGGCCAGCACGACCTACCGCCTGCTGGAGACGTTGCGGCAGCAGGGCTTCGTCGAGTGGGAGGCGGGAAGCGGGATGTACAGCGTCGGCCTGCGCGCCTACCAGGTCGGGCTGGCCTTCACCGAGCGCGACAACCTGATCGGCGCGGCGCACCCGGAGATGGAGGCCCTCGTCGCCGACTTCAACGAGACCGTCAACCTCGCCGTGCTGTACGACGCCGAGGCGGTGTACGTGCATCAGGTCGAGGGGCGGCAGCTCGTGCGGATGTTCACCCACCTGGGGGCGAGCGCGCCGCTTCACTGTTCGGGCGTGGGCAAGGTCCTCCTCGCGTGGCGGCCCGAGGGCGACGTGCGGCAGAAGCTCGGCGACGGCCCCTACCCGGCCTACACGCCGCGCTCCATCACCACCCTCGCGCGCTTGCAGCAGGAGCTGGGCCGCATCCGCGAGCAGGGCTACGGCGTGGACGACGAGGAACGGGAGTTGGGCGTCCGCTGCGTCGCCGTGCCCGTGCAGGGCGAGGCCGGGGCGGTCGTCGCCTCCCTCAGCGTCTCCGCGCCCACCTCCCGCTTCACCCCCGACCAGATCGCCCCCTTCGCCGAGCGGATGGAGCGGGCGGCGCGGCAGGTGTCGGCCCGTCTGGGGTGGGGCTAG
- the aceB gene encoding malate synthase A produces the protein MSITAPVQDAHAEILTPEALAFVADLHRRFDARRRERLTAREERQARLDAGELPDFLPETAHVRAGDWKIAPLPADLHDRRVEITGPVDRKMVINALNSGARMFMADFEDANSPTWENVVDGQLNLRDAVRGTITLEQGGKSYQLNERTAMLLVRPRGWHLPEKHVTVDGETMSGSLFDFGLYAFHNTHERLSRGMGTYFYLPKLESHLEARLWNDVFTHTEDTLGVGRGTLRGTVLIETILAAFEMDEILYELREHSAGLNAGRWDYIFSYIKKFRNRGDRILPDRAQVTMAVPMMANYSRLAIQTCHRRGAPAIGGMSAFIPVKNDPAANERAFEQVRLDKEREATNGHDGTWVAHPGMVQLATEVFDRLMPTPNQIDSGKQADFQVTAQDLLTPPEGRVTEAGVRTNISVGIQYLAAWLQGRGAVPIHNLMEDAATAEISRAQLWQWLHQGVPLDDGRTLTPELLDALFEDELERLGPAFAEAGGLFKNVATEKPLADFLTLPAYGKLA, from the coding sequence ATGTCCATCACCGCGCCCGTTCAGGACGCCCACGCCGAGATTCTGACGCCGGAGGCGCTGGCCTTCGTCGCCGACCTGCACCGCCGCTTCGACGCGCGACGACGTGAACGGCTCACCGCCCGCGAGGAGAGGCAGGCACGGCTGGACGCGGGCGAACTGCCCGACTTCCTACCCGAGACCGCCCACGTCCGCGCCGGGGACTGGAAGATCGCCCCCCTGCCCGCCGACCTGCACGACCGCCGGGTGGAGATCACCGGCCCGGTGGACCGCAAGATGGTCATCAACGCCCTGAACAGCGGGGCGCGCATGTTCATGGCTGACTTCGAGGACGCGAACAGCCCGACGTGGGAGAACGTGGTGGACGGCCAGCTCAACCTGCGCGACGCGGTGCGCGGCACGATCACGCTGGAGCAGGGCGGCAAGAGCTACCAGTTGAATGAGCGGACGGCCATGCTCCTCGTCCGCCCGCGCGGCTGGCATCTGCCCGAAAAACATGTGACCGTGGACGGCGAGACCATGAGCGGGTCCCTGTTCGACTTCGGCCTGTACGCCTTCCACAACACGCACGAGCGGCTCAGCCGGGGCATGGGCACGTACTTCTACCTCCCCAAGCTGGAGAGCCACCTCGAGGCGCGGCTGTGGAACGACGTGTTCACGCACACGGAGGACACGCTCGGCGTTGGGCGCGGCACCCTGCGGGGCACGGTCCTGATCGAGACGATCCTCGCCGCCTTCGAGATGGACGAGATTCTGTACGAGCTGCGCGAGCATTCGGCAGGGCTGAACGCGGGGCGCTGGGACTACATCTTCTCGTACATCAAGAAGTTCAGGAACCGGGGCGACCGCATCCTCCCCGACCGCGCGCAGGTCACGATGGCGGTGCCCATGATGGCGAACTACTCCAGGCTCGCCATCCAGACGTGCCACAGGCGCGGTGCCCCGGCCATCGGCGGCATGAGTGCGTTCATCCCCGTCAAGAACGACCCGGCGGCGAACGAGCGCGCCTTCGAGCAGGTGCGGCTCGACAAGGAACGTGAGGCGACGAACGGGCACGACGGAACGTGGGTCGCCCACCCCGGCATGGTTCAGCTCGCCACCGAGGTCTTCGACCGCCTGATGCCGACGCCCAATCAGATCGACTCGGGCAAGCAGGCGGACTTCCAGGTGACGGCGCAGGACCTCCTCACCCCGCCGGAGGGCCGCGTCACGGAGGCGGGCGTGCGGACGAACATCAGCGTGGGTATCCAATACCTCGCGGCGTGGCTCCAGGGCCGGGGGGCGGTGCCCATCCATAACCTGATGGAGGACGCCGCCACCGCCGAGATCAGCCGGGCGCAACTGTGGCAGTGGCTCCACCAGGGGGTTCCGCTGGACGACGGGCGAACGCTGACGCCGGAACTGCTGGACGCGCTGTTCGAGGACGAGCTGGAGCGGCTGGGACCCGCCTTCGCGGAGGCCGGTGGGCTGTTCAAGAACGTGGCGACCGAGAAGCCCCTCGCGGACTTCCTGACGCTGCCCGCCTACGGGAAGCTGGCTTGA
- the dinB gene encoding DNA polymerase IV: protein MTRLIVHVDMDAFYASIEVRDRPELAENPVAVIATARKGAVMTANYVARAFGVRSAMPVHFAVARCPDLVLIPQRMDVYRAVSAQIHGVFARYTDVVEPLALDEAYLDVTAEGRTLADAEETAHSIKADILAETGLTASAGVSVNKFLAKLASGMHKPAGLTVIRPGEVDALLAALPVEDFYGVGPVIAGKLHAHGIRTGAELRARPLPDLQAILGAGKFAPRLHGLARGVDDRPVEAHREAQSIGVERTFDTDLTTREALLAELPGVTAEVAARLGTRGYTGRTVVLKLRYEDWTPVTRRKTVDRRLSQAHELETLAAELLTPDLLAGRGVRLLGVSVINLTKRDGGRAAIG, encoded by the coding sequence ATGACCCGGCTGATCGTGCATGTGGACATGGACGCCTTCTACGCCTCCATTGAGGTGCGCGACCGCCCGGAGTTGGCCGAGAACCCCGTCGCCGTCATCGCCACCGCCCGCAAGGGGGCCGTGATGACGGCGAATTACGTCGCCCGCGCCTTCGGGGTGAGGAGCGCCATGCCCGTCCACTTCGCCGTGGCCCGCTGCCCCGACCTCGTGCTCATCCCGCAGCGCATGGACGTGTACCGGGCGGTGTCGGCGCAGATTCACGGGGTCTTCGCCCGGTATACGGACGTGGTGGAGCCGCTGGCGCTCGACGAGGCGTATCTGGACGTGACGGCGGAGGGCCGCACGCTCGCCGACGCCGAGGAGACCGCCCACTCGATCAAGGCCGACATCCTCGCCGAGACGGGGCTGACCGCCTCCGCCGGGGTGTCGGTGAACAAGTTCCTCGCCAAGCTCGCCAGCGGGATGCACAAGCCCGCCGGTCTGACGGTCATTCGGCCTGGGGAGGTGGACGCGCTGCTCGCCGCCCTGCCCGTCGAGGACTTCTACGGAGTCGGTCCCGTCATTGCCGGGAAGCTCCACGCGCACGGCATCCGTACCGGGGCGGAGTTGCGCGCCCGCCCGCTGCCCGACCTTCAGGCCATCCTCGGCGCGGGCAAGTTCGCGCCCCGGCTGCACGGCCTCGCCCGTGGCGTAGACGATCGCCCGGTGGAGGCGCACCGCGAGGCCCAGTCCATCGGGGTCGAGCGCACCTTCGACACCGACCTGACGACGCGTGAGGCGCTGCTCGCCGAGTTGCCGGGTGTCACGGCGGAGGTCGCCGCCCGCCTGGGGACCCGTGGCTATACCGGGCGAACCGTGGTGCTCAAGCTGCGCTACGAGGACTGGACGCCCGTGACGCGGCGCAAGACCGTAGACCGGCGGCTGAGTCAGGCGCATGAATTGGAGACGCTGGCGGCGGAACTGCTCACCCCCGACCTGCTCGCGGGCCGGGGAGTCCGGCTGCTGGGGGTGAGCGTGATCAACCTGACGAAGCGGGACGGGGGGAGGGCGGCGATTGGATAA
- a CDS encoding glycerate kinase type-2 family protein, which produces MDRRALLERSYHAALEAVAPARLLAPYLNEPRPDLVLAFGKAALPMLRAALEAYPGVPGLAVPPRGTPDLSAPDAAEVLPGSHPVPDEHSVRAAERALTRVRALPEDARLLVLVSGGGSALLSAPWGVTLAQKGALTRDLLRAGADIGEINAVRKHLSHVKGGRLAAATRAHVRALLISDVIGDDPSVIASGPTVPDPSTFAEALGVLDRYGLEVQEARAHLTAGARGELPETPKPGELPHVENTIIGSNRVLLEAAHSFLEAQGVRSVILSDTLAGEARDLAGFHASLISSVRDHGTPFRGPLVLLSGGEATVTVRGEGRGGRNQEFALWLLHDLGERGVHALSAGSDGIDGNSDAAGAFLTPDSLVRARALGLDPRAFLTRNDSGSFFTMLEDALVTGPSGHNLNDYRAVWVE; this is translated from the coding sequence GTGGACAGACGGGCGCTCCTCGAACGCAGCTACCACGCGGCGCTGGAGGCCGTGGCCCCCGCCCGCCTCCTCGCCCCGTACCTGAACGAACCCCGGCCCGACCTCGTGCTCGCCTTCGGCAAGGCGGCGCTGCCCATGCTGCGGGCGGCGCTGGAGGCTTATCCCGGCGTCCCCGGCCTCGCCGTCCCCCCGCGCGGCACCCCCGACCTGAGCGCCCCGGACGCGGCGGAGGTCCTGCCCGGCAGCCACCCCGTCCCCGACGAACACAGCGTCCGGGCGGCGGAGAGAGCTTTGACACGGGTGCGCGCGTTGCCGGAGGATGCCCGCCTCCTCGTCCTCGTCTCCGGCGGCGGGAGTGCCCTGTTGAGTGCGCCGTGGGGCGTCACGCTCGCGCAGAAGGGGGCGCTCACCCGCGACCTGCTGCGGGCCGGGGCCGACATCGGGGAAATCAACGCCGTCCGCAAGCACCTCTCGCACGTCAAGGGTGGGCGGCTCGCGGCGGCCACCCGCGCCCACGTGCGCGCCCTCCTGATCTCCGACGTGATCGGCGACGACCCATCGGTGATCGCCTCCGGCCCCACCGTGCCCGACCCGTCCACCTTCGCGGAGGCGCTGGGGGTGCTGGACCGTTACGGGCTGGAGGTTCAGGAGGCCCGCGCGCACCTCACGGCGGGAGCGAGAGGGGAACTGCCCGAAACGCCGAAACCGGGCGAATTGCCTCACGTCGAGAACACGATCATCGGCTCCAACCGCGTGCTGCTGGAGGCGGCGCACTCCTTCCTGGAAGCTCAGGGCGTGCGCTCCGTCATCCTCTCCGACACCCTCGCGGGGGAGGCGCGCGACCTCGCGGGTTTCCATGCCTCCCTTATATCGAGTGTCCGCGATCACGGCACGCCCTTCCGGGGGCCGCTCGTCCTCCTCTCCGGCGGGGAGGCGACCGTCACCGTGCGCGGCGAGGGGCGCGGCGGGCGCAATCAGGAGTTCGCCCTGTGGCTGCTCCACGACCTCGGCGAGCGGGGTGTCCATGCCCTCTCCGCCGGTTCGGACGGCATCGACGGCAACAGCGACGCGGCGGGAGCTTTCCTCACGCCCGACTCGCTCGTTCGCGCCCGCGCTCTGGGACTTGATCCACGCGCCTTCCTCACCCGTAACGACTCCGGCAGCTTCTTCACGATGCTGGAAGATGCGCTCGTGACCGGGCCGAGCGGACACAACCTCAACGACTACCGGGCGGTATGGGTGGAATAG